The following proteins come from a genomic window of Pseudomonas hygromyciniae:
- a CDS encoding paraquat-inducible protein A, with protein sequence MSDPVDITQVSDLPLEDLVACHECDLLMRKPELAHGEKALCPRCGYEMYAHRYNVVERSLALVIAALLLYVPANFLPIMQLNLLGQSSEDTVWSGVVALFNTGMQGVAVVVFLCSMGIPLLKLLCQLAVLLSIRWNVGRNYGLLLYRIYHHLRDWGMLEVYLMGVLVAIVKLADMAALSIGLGLACFVSLLMVQVLLEVVMSPHQIWQALSGEDEHAGD encoded by the coding sequence ATGTCCGACCCGGTTGATATCACCCAGGTGTCCGACCTACCGCTAGAGGACCTGGTTGCCTGCCACGAGTGCGACTTGCTGATGCGCAAGCCAGAGCTTGCACACGGTGAAAAGGCCCTGTGCCCCCGCTGTGGTTATGAGATGTACGCCCACCGCTACAATGTCGTCGAGCGCAGCCTGGCCTTGGTGATCGCAGCTTTATTGCTATACGTCCCGGCGAACTTTCTACCCATCATGCAGCTCAATCTACTCGGGCAGTCTTCTGAAGACACGGTCTGGAGCGGCGTAGTCGCCCTGTTTAATACCGGCATGCAAGGCGTCGCCGTGGTGGTGTTCCTGTGCAGCATGGGCATTCCATTGCTTAAGTTACTGTGCCAACTGGCGGTCTTGCTCAGCATTCGTTGGAACGTAGGCCGCAACTACGGCCTGTTGCTGTACCGCATTTATCACCATCTGCGCGATTGGGGGATGCTTGAGGTCTACCTGATGGGCGTACTGGTGGCGATCGTAAAATTGGCCGACATGGCCGCCCTCAGCATCGGCCTGGGACTGGCCTGTTTTGTCAGCCTGTTGATGGTCCAGGTACTGTTGGAGGTGGTCATGTCACCTCATCAGATCTGGCAAGCGTTGTCCGGGGAGGACGAACATGCGGGCGATTGA
- a CDS encoding paraquat-inducible protein A, translated as MRAIDAGILICTECHELNRQDPDTDEQTCTRCGALVHARRPNSLMRTWALLITAAILYIPANLLPIMTVNSLGQGAPSTIMAGVIELVQHGMFPIAAVVFIASILVPTFKLVGIALLLFSVQRHQPLSARQRIIMYRFIEFIGRWSMLDIFVIAILVAVVNFGRLASIEANLGAVAFASVVILTMLAAVTFDPRLIWDNTESDDDHD; from the coding sequence ATGCGGGCGATTGATGCTGGCATTCTGATTTGTACCGAATGTCACGAATTAAACAGGCAGGACCCAGACACCGACGAGCAAACCTGTACCCGTTGCGGTGCGCTGGTCCACGCTCGCCGTCCGAACAGCCTGATGCGCACTTGGGCACTGCTGATTACTGCGGCAATTCTGTACATCCCGGCTAACCTGTTGCCTATCATGACGGTCAACTCCCTGGGGCAGGGCGCGCCGAGCACTATCATGGCCGGCGTGATCGAACTGGTTCAGCACGGTATGTTCCCGATTGCCGCCGTGGTGTTTATTGCCAGTATCCTGGTACCAACCTTCAAGCTGGTAGGCATCGCGCTGCTGTTGTTCTCGGTGCAGCGTCACCAGCCGCTTTCTGCCCGACAACGCATTATCATGTACCGCTTTATCGAATTCATCGGCCGCTGGTCCATGCTGGATATCTTCGTGATCGCTATTCTGGTTGCGGTCGTAAACTTTGGGCGACTTGCCAGTATCGAGGCCAATCTCGGTGCTGTGGCATTCGCCAGTGTGGTGATTTTGACGATGCTTGCTGCAGTAACTTTCGATCCCCGACTGATTTGGGATAACACGGAGTCGGACGACGACCATGACTGA
- a CDS encoding PqiB family protein encodes MTDLPKAKTRPASNWSAIWVLPLIALVIGGWLGWRAYTQTGIEIQVRFESGEGIQVNKTEVVYKGMTVGKVKTLALDDEGSNRGVIATIEMNKDVEQYLKANTRFWLVKPSVSLAGITGLETLVSGNYIAASPGDGEPTRKFKALSEEPPLSDAKPGLHLTVKAERLGSLDRGSPVFYKQIQVGQVKSYLLSADQNTVEVKIYIEPTYASLVRKHTRFWNASGISIDANLSGVKVRSESLASIVSGGIAFATPENRKDSPPTDPSLPFRLYEDFDAAAAGIRVKVKLSDFEGLQAGRTPVMYKGIQVGSLKALKVDSDLSSASADLTLDPLAEDYLVEGTQFWVVKPSISLAGITGLEALVKGNYIAIRPGDKGASPQREFVARPKAPPLDLRSPGLHLVLLTESLGSLEVGSPILYKQVKVGSVQSYQFSRKRKQLVIGVHIEKEYEGLVNGSTRFWNASGVTLTGGLTGGIQVKSESLQSLMAGGIAFETPEPNVPLRNRIPRFRLFADHEASRQRGTLITIKVDRADGLRTDTPIRFKGLDVGKIESVDLSADMQSVMLTARITEVPERIARAGSQFWVVKPELGLMKTANLETLVTGQYIEVLPPVKSTGPQKNFVALAQPPETNVQEAGLSLVLSAARRGSLKVGVPVTYREVTVGKVTGYELGKTADRVLIHVLIEPKYAPLVRSGSRFWNSSGFGLDFGLFKGATVRTESLETLIQGGIAFATPDGERMGNPALPEQTFPLFDKFEDEWLIWAPKIPLGK; translated from the coding sequence ATGACTGATTTGCCAAAGGCTAAAACCCGCCCCGCTTCGAACTGGTCGGCCATTTGGGTGCTGCCGTTGATCGCCCTGGTGATTGGCGGCTGGCTCGGGTGGCGTGCCTATACCCAGACGGGCATCGAGATTCAGGTGCGCTTTGAAAGCGGTGAGGGCATTCAGGTCAACAAGACCGAAGTGGTCTACAAAGGTATGACCGTGGGTAAGGTCAAAACCCTGGCCCTGGATGACGAGGGCAGCAATCGCGGGGTGATTGCCACCATCGAGATGAACAAGGATGTCGAGCAATATCTCAAGGCCAATACGCGCTTCTGGCTGGTCAAGCCCAGCGTTAGCCTGGCTGGCATTACCGGCTTGGAAACCCTGGTCTCGGGCAACTATATCGCCGCCAGCCCCGGCGACGGTGAGCCCACGCGCAAATTCAAGGCGCTCTCCGAAGAGCCGCCATTATCCGACGCCAAGCCCGGCCTGCACCTGACCGTCAAGGCCGAACGGCTCGGTTCGCTCGACCGTGGCAGCCCGGTGTTCTACAAACAGATCCAGGTCGGCCAGGTCAAAAGCTACCTGCTGTCCGCCGATCAAAACACCGTAGAGGTAAAGATCTACATCGAGCCAACCTACGCCAGTCTGGTGCGCAAACATACGCGCTTCTGGAATGCCAGCGGTATCAGCATCGACGCCAACCTGTCCGGGGTCAAAGTCCGCAGCGAGTCCCTGGCCAGCATCGTTTCCGGGGGCATCGCCTTCGCCACGCCGGAAAATCGCAAGGACAGCCCGCCCACCGATCCGAGCCTGCCGTTCCGCCTTTACGAAGACTTCGATGCCGCCGCAGCGGGTATCCGGGTCAAGGTCAAACTCAGTGACTTCGAGGGCCTGCAGGCAGGTCGCACCCCTGTGATGTACAAAGGTATCCAGGTCGGCAGCCTCAAGGCCCTGAAGGTGGACTCTGACCTATCCAGCGCCAGCGCCGACCTGACCCTCGACCCGTTGGCTGAGGACTACTTGGTAGAAGGCACCCAGTTCTGGGTGGTCAAACCGTCCATTTCCCTGGCGGGCATTACCGGTCTGGAAGCCTTGGTCAAAGGCAACTACATCGCTATCCGTCCCGGCGACAAAGGCGCTAGCCCCCAGCGCGAATTTGTCGCCCGGCCCAAGGCGCCACCGTTGGACCTGCGCTCCCCAGGCTTGCATCTGGTCCTGCTCACCGAGAGCCTTGGCTCCCTGGAAGTCGGCAGTCCGATCCTCTACAAGCAGGTCAAGGTCGGTTCGGTACAAAGCTATCAGTTCTCGCGCAAGCGCAAACAACTGGTCATCGGCGTGCATATCGAGAAAGAGTACGAAGGCCTGGTCAACGGTTCGACGCGTTTCTGGAACGCCAGTGGCGTGACCCTGACCGGTGGACTCACCGGTGGTATCCAGGTCAAAAGCGAATCCCTGCAAAGCCTGATGGCTGGAGGTATCGCCTTTGAAACCCCAGAGCCGAATGTGCCGCTGAGAAATCGCATCCCGCGTTTCCGCCTGTTTGCCGATCACGAAGCCTCCCGCCAGCGTGGCACCCTGATCACCATCAAGGTCGACCGCGCCGATGGCCTGCGCACCGATACGCCGATCCGCTTCAAAGGCCTGGACGTGGGCAAGATTGAAAGCGTCGATCTGAGCGCGGACATGCAGTCGGTGATGCTCACTGCACGCATCACCGAAGTACCTGAGCGGATCGCCCGTGCCGGCAGCCAGTTCTGGGTGGTCAAGCCCGAGTTGGGCCTGATGAAAACCGCCAACCTGGAAACCCTGGTCACAGGCCAGTACATCGAAGTTCTGCCACCGGTGAAAAGCACCGGCCCGCAAAAGAACTTCGTGGCCCTGGCCCAGCCACCAGAGACCAACGTGCAGGAGGCCGGCTTGAGCCTGGTACTCAGCGCCGCCCGTCGTGGTTCGTTGAAAGTCGGCGTACCGGTCACCTACCGTGAAGTCACCGTGGGCAAGGTCACTGGATACGAGCTGGGCAAGACCGCTGATCGCGTGCTGATCCATGTGCTGATCGAGCCCAAGTACGCACCGTTGGTTCGCAGTGGTAGCCGTTTCTGGAACAGCAGTGGCTTTGGTCTGGACTTCGGCCTGTTCAAAGGCGCGACGGTACGCACCGAATCTTTGGAAACCCTGATTCAGGGCGGGATCGCCTTTGCCACGCCAGACGGCGAGCGCATGGGCAACCCGGCGCTGCCTGAGCAGACTTTCCCGTTGTTCGACAAGTTTGAAGACGAGTGGCTGATCTGGGCGCCGAAGATCCCTCTGGGTAAATAA
- the mksF gene encoding Mks condensin complex protein MksF has product MSKERYGIRRFALLNTAGYSLGLFPLEEPLSVYGANNLGKSASINALQFPILARMSDMSFGKYTLEQSRRFYFATDTSYILVEVSLPHGPHVIGVVGRGPGGGFGHQFFAYAGKLDLAHYQKNDTCLRQKELFTNLEREGLKAYELKPDELRRLLVGGHTSIPLDLTLIPLRSTSEQSLKTFRALFINLLHMREITAAKLKQLFLDAFEHSLRSGSVDYIAACEEAFRDVRRMEQDYNSLVAAGPLVEALANGVKQRDILRGKLHRLSPLLDSLLGTWSDYASARKEELTIQAEHYRNEQDALQNDQRGGTQELMRLEREITGIQRWLGELSVLKHRFALVDDVKVLEQQLLAAKDAHDELAGALAQSRQFSAEDLDERLRDLEKRLKSVKQQLDHADNNSYAKLREEFSQQDVERLMRLFNSSLFSLPLGEHGITLDEDGQWVKSLELILDGFKGERFEVPGLSIDISHIEPPALQALADRAALRDQKERLEKELKQLKTQQAVASDRAASKTQTEALYQQVLDAQKALEDFRRSQTLSAEEGEKLEHLAQMEAAQDELKRSSDAFTERVQQLSAKLQLVGRQIGDMEAKQRTLDDALRRRQLLPADLPFGTPFMDPVDDSMDNLLPLLNDYQDSWQGLLRADGQIDALYAQVRLKGVAKFDSEDDMERRLHLLINAYAHRTDEALTLGKARRAAVTDIARTLRNIRSDYDSLEHQLALFNREINKRQVSNLQSFRIVLAPNKEALKHIDQIIHSAGQYEEGETLSVFDLSQSAEQDNKNEEAKEYLARLVAANHNQLGLKDLFELAFEITKVNGQPIIHTDIDGAASNGTTMTIKALTNMYLLLHLMDRDQAGRVRLPYYLDEAADIDEKNQAALLETSLQLGFVPILASVKPQVSAQVAIDLEGGSGPNGIYIDEADWKYIRRHDVVKATVNVQADEPELDEV; this is encoded by the coding sequence ATGAGCAAGGAACGCTACGGCATTCGCCGCTTCGCCCTATTGAATACCGCCGGCTACAGCCTGGGCCTGTTCCCGCTGGAAGAGCCGCTGTCGGTGTATGGCGCGAACAACCTCGGTAAATCGGCGTCGATCAACGCTTTGCAGTTCCCGATCCTGGCACGCATGTCGGACATGAGCTTCGGCAAGTACACCCTTGAGCAGTCGCGACGCTTCTACTTTGCCACCGACACCAGCTACATCCTTGTCGAAGTGTCCCTGCCCCACGGCCCACATGTGATCGGCGTGGTCGGTCGCGGCCCGGGTGGCGGCTTCGGTCACCAGTTCTTTGCCTACGCCGGCAAGCTGGACCTGGCCCACTATCAGAAAAACGACACCTGCCTGCGCCAGAAAGAGCTGTTCACCAACCTTGAGCGCGAAGGCCTGAAAGCCTATGAGCTCAAGCCCGATGAACTGCGACGCTTGCTGGTGGGTGGCCATACTTCGATCCCGCTGGACCTGACCCTGATTCCGCTGCGTTCTACCAGCGAGCAGAGCCTGAAGACCTTCCGCGCACTGTTTATCAACCTGCTGCACATGCGCGAAATCACCGCAGCCAAGCTCAAGCAGCTGTTCCTCGATGCGTTCGAGCACAGCCTGCGCTCGGGTAGCGTCGATTACATTGCGGCGTGCGAAGAAGCCTTCCGCGATGTGCGGCGCATGGAGCAGGACTACAACTCCCTGGTCGCCGCCGGCCCCTTGGTCGAAGCCTTGGCCAATGGCGTGAAACAGCGCGATATCCTGCGTGGCAAGCTGCATCGCTTGTCGCCATTGCTCGACTCGTTGCTAGGCACCTGGTCGGACTACGCCAGTGCACGCAAGGAAGAGCTGACAATCCAGGCCGAACACTACCGCAACGAGCAAGACGCGCTGCAGAACGACCAGCGCGGCGGCACCCAGGAGCTGATGCGCCTGGAGCGGGAAATCACTGGTATTCAACGCTGGCTGGGCGAGTTGTCGGTGCTCAAGCATCGCTTTGCCCTGGTGGATGACGTCAAGGTCCTGGAGCAGCAACTGCTGGCGGCCAAGGATGCTCACGATGAACTGGCCGGCGCCCTGGCGCAGTCGCGACAGTTCAGCGCCGAGGATCTGGATGAGCGCCTACGCGATCTGGAAAAACGCCTGAAGTCGGTCAAGCAGCAACTCGATCACGCCGACAACAACAGCTACGCCAAACTGCGGGAAGAATTCTCGCAACAGGACGTCGAACGTCTGATGCGCCTGTTCAACAGTTCGCTGTTCAGCCTGCCATTGGGCGAGCATGGCATCACCCTGGATGAGGACGGCCAGTGGGTCAAATCCCTGGAACTGATCCTCGATGGTTTCAAGGGCGAGCGCTTTGAAGTACCGGGGCTGTCCATCGACATCTCGCATATCGAGCCGCCGGCTCTGCAAGCCCTGGCGGATCGTGCGGCATTGCGCGACCAGAAAGAGCGCCTGGAAAAAGAACTCAAGCAACTCAAAACCCAGCAGGCGGTAGCGTCTGACCGGGCGGCGAGCAAGACCCAGACTGAAGCGCTGTACCAGCAAGTGCTGGATGCGCAGAAAGCCCTGGAAGACTTCCGTCGCAGCCAGACCCTGAGCGCCGAGGAAGGCGAGAAGCTGGAGCACCTGGCGCAGATGGAAGCCGCGCAGGACGAGTTGAAGCGCTCCAGCGATGCGTTTACCGAGCGCGTGCAACAGCTGTCGGCCAAGCTGCAACTGGTCGGGCGGCAGATCGGTGATATGGAAGCCAAGCAACGCACCCTGGATGACGCGCTGCGCCGTCGCCAGTTGTTGCCGGCTGACTTGCCGTTCGGCACGCCGTTCATGGACCCGGTCGACGACTCCATGGACAACCTGCTGCCGCTGCTCAATGACTACCAGGATAGCTGGCAGGGTTTGTTGCGTGCTGATGGGCAGATTGACGCGCTGTATGCACAGGTGCGTCTCAAAGGCGTGGCCAAGTTTGACAGCGAAGACGATATGGAGCGTCGCCTGCACCTGTTGATCAACGCTTACGCGCACCGTACCGACGAAGCCCTGACCCTGGGCAAGGCACGCCGTGCGGCGGTGACGGATATCGCGCGGACCCTGCGCAATATTCGCAGCGACTACGACAGCCTTGAGCATCAGTTGGCGCTGTTCAACCGCGAGATCAACAAGCGCCAGGTGTCCAACCTGCAGAGCTTCCGTATTGTGTTGGCACCGAACAAGGAAGCGCTCAAGCATATCGACCAGATCATTCACAGCGCCGGTCAGTATGAGGAAGGCGAGACCCTGTCGGTGTTCGACCTCAGCCAAAGCGCCGAGCAGGACAACAAGAACGAAGAGGCCAAGGAATACTTGGCGCGCCTGGTCGCCGCCAACCATAACCAGTTGGGGCTCAAGGACCTGTTTGAATTGGCGTTCGAAATTACCAAGGTCAATGGCCAGCCGATCATTCACACCGACATCGATGGCGCCGCGTCCAACGGCACCACCATGACCATCAAGGCGCTGACCAACATGTACTTGTTGCTGCACTTGATGGACCGCGACCAGGCCGGTCGTGTGCGCCTGCCTTACTACCTCGACGAGGCGGCGGATATCGACGAGAAGAACCAGGCAGCCTTGCTGGAAACCAGCTTGCAACTGGGCTTTGTGCCGATCCTGGCCAGTGTGAAGCCGCAGGTTTCCGCCCAGGTGGCGATCGACCTGGAAGGCGGCAGCGGGCCGAACGGGATCTACATTGATGAGGCGGACTGGAAGTACATCCGCCGCCATGATGTGGTGAAGGCGACGGTCAATGTGCAGGCCGATGAGCCGGAGCTGGATGAGGTCTGA
- the mksE gene encoding Mks condensin complex protein MksE codes for MHLDLSELSQLAPIFRELFKGYHVSRRDPELYAQLSNFQDQYRTLFKALGFELVCDTRGFYYFVPDTAVAAAQVNKTAQRLALFTFIIVEHLADQGRDPIAVLDGGSLGRDELPSLLEKYRDLFIQAEVQTVEELEEKIMRRMTQLGFASEDNGIYRFLPPMHRFLDVCLSVQADRDLAASVHSVLPLPAPVIIDEDSDEKLLQTDDPLDLSEFEAQSEEDALARAIAEEQETDA; via the coding sequence ATGCATCTTGATCTATCCGAACTGTCCCAACTGGCGCCGATCTTTCGCGAGTTGTTCAAGGGTTACCACGTCAGCCGCCGCGACCCGGAGTTGTACGCGCAATTGTCGAACTTCCAGGACCAGTACCGCACGCTGTTCAAGGCCCTGGGCTTTGAGCTGGTGTGCGATACCCGGGGGTTCTACTACTTCGTCCCGGACACTGCCGTGGCCGCCGCGCAGGTGAACAAGACCGCGCAGCGCCTGGCGTTGTTTACCTTCATCATCGTCGAGCACCTGGCCGACCAGGGCCGCGACCCGATTGCCGTGCTCGATGGTGGCAGCCTGGGCCGCGATGAATTGCCATCGTTGCTGGAGAAGTACCGTGACCTGTTTATCCAGGCCGAGGTGCAGACCGTTGAGGAGCTGGAAGAAAAAATCATGCGCCGCATGACCCAGCTCGGGTTTGCCAGTGAAGACAACGGTATTTATCGCTTCCTGCCACCGATGCACCGTTTCCTCGACGTGTGCCTATCGGTCCAGGCTGACCGCGACCTGGCAGCCAGCGTGCACAGCGTGCTGCCGTTGCCGGCGCCGGTGATCATCGACGAAGACAGCGATGAAAAACTGCTGCAGACCGATGACCCGCTGGACTTGAGCGAATTTGAAGCACAAAGCGAGGAAGACGCCCTGGCCCGCGCCATTGCCGAAGAACAGGAGACCGATGCATGA
- the mksB gene encoding Mks condensin complex protein MksB → MIEPKRVLRALAEHWALLEPLCEHFDQGTLSLGELRAQLAAQQLDSTPQDITSLLDVWIRLDILVPVAKSPNRFELNAQIHDFLAYLRKEHRLGLCLEIEAYLRHLERLAGYIQDAFDIRDGHDLARQLRLLDMRVRDVLKKLANDEQALAAVADRAKTSDRQIPLRQRYAEVLATWDEYVEPMIQLVNADGAFEQGVRKVENVLLRMLTEQQRLGHLVDDDMLLRTHARILEMQTSAQLTLRHARELLLPLREEARRHNAVTRGAALALSAIRRKGLDAVPQAAMPMFTRPQSTFLGSASQVEAYVYALANFEPKPARFPKAHKSHKGEAQRAPRTVKEMLERCEDALPMPDLMTWLLEQEPDGATDELLYWFSRLSREKRFKRERLERRDYHTHEHQVSLRSFALLPASDAAEHSASTPHAS, encoded by the coding sequence ATGATCGAACCCAAGCGCGTCTTGCGCGCCCTCGCCGAACACTGGGCCCTGCTTGAGCCACTGTGCGAACACTTCGACCAAGGCACCCTGAGCCTTGGCGAGTTGCGCGCGCAACTGGCCGCCCAACAACTGGACAGCACGCCACAGGACATCACCAGCCTGCTGGACGTGTGGATTCGCCTGGATATCCTGGTGCCTGTGGCCAAGAGCCCGAACCGTTTCGAGCTCAACGCGCAGATCCATGACTTCCTGGCCTATCTTCGCAAGGAGCACCGGCTAGGCCTGTGCCTGGAAATCGAAGCCTACCTGCGCCACCTCGAGCGCCTGGCCGGTTATATCCAGGACGCCTTCGACATCCGCGACGGCCATGACCTGGCCCGCCAACTGCGGCTGCTGGACATGCGCGTGCGCGACGTGCTGAAAAAACTCGCCAACGACGAACAGGCCCTCGCTGCCGTGGCCGACCGCGCCAAGACCAGTGACCGGCAAATCCCGTTGCGCCAGCGCTATGCCGAGGTCCTGGCGACCTGGGACGAGTACGTCGAGCCGATGATTCAACTGGTGAATGCCGACGGCGCCTTCGAACAAGGCGTACGCAAGGTGGAAAACGTGCTGCTGCGCATGCTCACCGAGCAGCAGCGCCTGGGCCACCTGGTGGACGACGATATGTTGTTGCGCACCCACGCGCGCATCCTCGAAATGCAGACCAGCGCCCAGTTGACCTTGCGTCATGCCCGCGAGCTGCTGCTGCCGCTGCGCGAAGAGGCGCGCCGGCACAACGCCGTGACCCGTGGTGCGGCGCTGGCCCTGTCGGCGATCCGACGCAAGGGCCTGGACGCGGTGCCGCAAGCGGCGATGCCGATGTTTACCCGGCCACAAAGCACCTTCCTGGGCAGTGCCAGCCAGGTTGAAGCCTATGTATATGCCCTGGCTAACTTCGAACCTAAACCGGCGCGTTTCCCCAAGGCGCACAAATCCCACAAGGGCGAAGCCCAGCGTGCGCCGCGTACGGTCAAGGAGATGCTGGAGCGTTGCGAAGACGCCCTGCCGATGCCGGACCTGATGACCTGGCTGCTGGAGCAGGAACCGGACGGTGCCACCGACGAGTTGCTGTACTGGTTCTCGCGCCTGTCGCGGGAGAAGCGTTTCAAGCGCGAGCGCCTGGAACGCCGGGATTACCATACTCACGAGCACCAGGTCAGCCTGCGCTCATTCGCCCTGCTCCCGGCCAGCGACGCGGCCGAGCACTCTGCGAGCACACCTCATGCATCTTGA
- a CDS encoding energy transducer TonB, translated as MQVVNWLPRTELPFAAPSRPELLQALEPFEPFDASGEEAAAPVAVVKPAAEAAVRPSERVKIEVPRPSTAPKPVAAADDTPAPVAKAPVVPPPRFALQLLRAGRCLVLVELPTGERFQARDPAYLLLKDMLRAAGLPDSPQIVGEPVRWPLLVRGNMDQGPDAARDFVQGFVSARLEDEPCVCLWLIGLPAVRFAGEANAEAWYRELQVEGLGSVWALPGLELLMEEPQRKADVWQAMRRLMARWKTTDE; from the coding sequence ATGCAGGTGGTCAACTGGCTGCCGCGCACCGAATTGCCCTTTGCCGCCCCGTCGCGGCCCGAACTGCTGCAAGCGCTGGAACCGTTCGAGCCATTCGACGCCTCGGGCGAGGAAGCAGCGGCGCCGGTTGCGGTGGTCAAGCCCGCGGCTGAAGCAGCCGTGCGGCCATCGGAGCGGGTCAAGATCGAAGTGCCACGCCCTTCGACGGCGCCCAAGCCCGTTGCAGCGGCTGACGATACCCCGGCCCCGGTGGCCAAGGCCCCGGTCGTACCGCCACCGCGTTTTGCCTTGCAACTGTTGCGGGCCGGGCGCTGTTTGGTGTTGGTGGAGTTGCCGACCGGCGAACGTTTCCAGGCCCGCGATCCTGCCTATCTGCTGCTCAAGGACATGCTGCGCGCCGCCGGCCTGCCCGACAGCCCGCAGATCGTCGGCGAGCCCGTGCGCTGGCCGCTGCTGGTGCGCGGCAATATGGACCAGGGGCCGGACGCCGCACGTGACTTCGTGCAAGGCTTTGTTTCGGCCCGCCTGGAAGATGAACCCTGCGTGTGCCTGTGGCTGATCGGTCTGCCTGCCGTGCGATTTGCCGGCGAAGCCAATGCCGAGGCCTGGTACCGCGAACTGCAGGTCGAAGGCCTGGGCTCGGTCTGGGCCTTGCCGGGCCTGGAATTATTAATGGAAGAGCCACAGCGTAAGGCTGATGTCTGGCAAGCCATGCGCCGGCTGATGGCGCGCTGGAAAACAACCGATGAGTGA
- the rimI gene encoding ribosomal protein S18-alanine N-acetyltransferase — translation MSEALSFRPMTEADLDAVLKIEYAAFSHPWTRGIFLDGLGKYQIWLMFEGEQQVGHGVVQIILDEAHLLNITVKPENQGRGLGLALLEHLMSRAYAANARECFLEVRDSNTGAFRLYERYGFNEIGRRRDYYPAVGGREDAVVMACTLVD, via the coding sequence ATGAGTGAGGCTTTATCCTTCCGCCCGATGACCGAGGCTGACCTCGACGCCGTGCTGAAAATCGAATACGCGGCGTTCAGCCACCCCTGGACCCGTGGCATCTTTCTCGACGGGCTGGGCAAGTACCAGATCTGGTTGATGTTCGAAGGCGAGCAACAGGTGGGCCACGGGGTGGTGCAGATCATCCTCGATGAAGCGCATTTGTTGAACATTACCGTCAAACCGGAAAACCAGGGCCGTGGCCTGGGCCTGGCGCTTCTGGAGCACCTGATGTCCCGCGCCTATGCCGCCAACGCCCGGGAGTGCTTCCTGGAAGTGCGCGACAGCAATACCGGCGCGTTCCGCCTGTATGAACGCTACGGTTTCAACGAAATCGGCCGTCGCCGCGATTACTACCCTGCCGTCGGTGGTCGCGAAGACGCAGTCGTCATGGCTTGCACCCTAGTCGACTAA